The genomic window GCCACCTCCACCAGCCGCAGCCGCCAGCTGGGCTTGTGCGACGACTACGAGGCCCAGAGCGATGAATACTTCTTCGACCGCGACCCGGCCGTCTTCCAGCTCATCTACAACTTCTACGTGTCCGGGGTGCTGCTGGTGCGTGACGAGCTGTGCCCGCgcagcttcctggaggagctggGCTACTGGGGCGTGCGGCTCAAGTACACGCCGCGCTGCTGCCGCATCTGCTTCGAGGAGCGGCGCGACGAGCTCAGCGAGCAGCTCAAGATCCAGCGCGAGCTGCGCGCCCAGGCGCAGGCCGAGGAGGCCGAGGAGCTCTTCCGGGACATGCGCTTCTACGGGCCGCAGCGGCAGCGCCTCTGGAACCTCATGGAGAAGCCCTTCTCGTCCGTGGCCGCCAAGGTCATGGGCGTGGCCTCCAACCTCTTCGTGCTCATCTCGGTCGTGGCGCTGGCGCTCAACACGGTGGAGGAGATGCAGCACCAGCCAGAGCAGGGCACGGGCGGCGGCGACCCGCGGCCCATCCTGGAGCACGTGGAGATGCTGTGCGTGGCCTTCTTCACGCTCGAGTACCTGCTGCGCCTCGTGTCCACGCCCGACCTGCGGCGCTTCGCGCGCAGCGCCCTCAACCTGGTGGATCTGGTGGCCATCCTGCCGCTCTACCTGCAGCTGCTGCTTGAGTGCTTCACGGGGGAGGACCAGGGCCACGGCAAGGGCTCGCCGCGGGAGCACGACCTCGAGACGGTGGGCCGCGTGGGCAAGGTGGGCCAGGTGCTGCGCATCATGCGTCTCATGCGTATCTTCCGCATCCTCAAGCTGGCCCGCCACTCCACCGGCCTGCGCGCCTTCGGCTTCACCCTGCGCCAGTGCTACCAGCAGGTGGGCTGCCTGATGCTCTTCATCACCATGGGCATCTTCGCCTTCTCCGCCGCCGTCTACTCGGTGGAGCACGACGTGCCCGGCACCAACTTCACCAGCATCCTGCACGCCTGGTGGTGGGCGGCGGTGAGTTCCTCCAGCCTTGAACTCTTTCCTTCTCTACCCCAGCCCAGCAGAAACGTTTCCTGCTTCTCCCTGATGACTGGCCTTTATCATCTCAGCGTTCTCCCCGCAGTGATGGCATGGAGAGAGGGACCGTACCATCACCCTCTCCATCCTGTCGCTGCCTCCAACCCAGAAAACAAAGTTGAATGTTAAAGGGTTGGGGAAACAAACTCCCTAAGAGGCGAACAACCAAATTTGTATGGGTCCTTTCAACATCCTAGTCTGGATTTAGTCTAAAAAATAATGGCAGGCAAGTGTTAAGAAATATTCATTGTTCATGGACGCCAGATGCATTCCCATCATTATTGTTTTTTACCATCTATTGAATAGCTAATTCCTAAATGGCTTAGAAAGCTGACTCACTTAAGCATCTCAACCCTGTGAGGGGGtcatcaccatttttttttaaatagaaggtCATGTAGGTCATGTAGGAAgtggcttcatttttttaaaagaaactagaGATTTATAAAAAGAAGGAGGTAAGAACTGGCTGAACACTGCCAACTAACTGAAATCCACTGACTCTGCTGTGGGTAAATCTGAACATGGAAAGAAGCATCTAAAACTAAACCAACTTCTTTCGGACCAACTCTTATTGCCCCACTTTACAGCTAGAGAAACTGAGGTACAGAGTTGGAATACAGACAGAGCTAGAGACCGCAGAGCCATGACTGAAATCTAAGCTGGTCCAAATGCATGCCCTCTCCAAGGCCAGCACTTTTCTCTTAGCCTTAGgtttggttttatttgttttctgcatGCCTGGTTTGTTTAGTTAGTTACTTTTTCCATTGTCTTCTTTAGCACTTGCCTTTTATGGTAATTTATGACATCTACTCAACTACCTTCATTTCTCCTGTGCTAGATAAATCCTACAAAATGATTGCTGGTCAAATCTTTTCAGATCAGAtggcataaatatatatatatatatatatatatatacatagcaaagaactggatgtATTGTTTCTGTAGTTTTCTAAAGTATATTGCAAATGCCTTTATAGATAGTGAGCAAATAGAACCAGTTTTCCATGTTAGAAGTAGTATGTCAGAACGTACACTCCGGTGTGATCTTCTGAGCTGAACCAACCCCACCTACTACTAACGGCACAGTGAAGCATGAGGAAAGATTAGGAGCACCTGACTGTAGCTCCAGATCTGCAGGAATTAACTGTGACCTTGAAGAGCTGACTGCATCATTCCCTGTTCTCAGTTGCCACATCTCTGCAAAGAGAGGTTGGACCTACAGGCCTCTACAGTTCAGGGAATCCGCATTCCCTTGAAAGTGGAGAGCTCATAGGCACACCAGGATTTGTGAACTTCCTTGCATGATGCTGTGTTGTTAGACTCTTCCCAATGAGCTAGCCAAACCCTATTCCTCTGATCGTATTCCAGGCGACGAAAGGTCATCCCCATAGCAGATAAACCATGTGTACAGATGGGGCTCACGGAAGATAATTTGTCCCTAGCAAATGACATTTATATTGGAGGTAACTAAAGCAGGCAAGCAAAAGAGCAAATCCACACAGTGATGATATAAAACCAGGTTTTGGGGTTGAATTTCCATTCATCTAAATTTCCAAAAGACTAGGTTACATGGGCATGGGACCTAGTGGACTCTTTTATACTAGTTTTAATCAATAATACTTTATATTAATACACAAaaggttaaaaatattttggcaagAATTATGTTACTACCACTAGATTTTTGCtgtaaaataatttccaaaagtGAATGACCATTGACCCCATTTAACTCTCGGTCTATTGAATGTAGAATAAAGTCTCAGAATTTCAAATTATTCCCTTTGTATGTTAACTGAAATAACTGTTCTCAAGATCAgtgttttacaaattttataacAAATTTCAGTCTACCAGTTTGCATCCAGAATAAATTTTACCAATTATTGCTTTCAACAATGTGAATTATCTTCTGGGGCCATTATCTTTATCAGGCATTATTTTCACAGGTCAAATTTCATATTTC from Oryctolagus cuniculus chromosome 1, mOryCun1.1, whole genome shotgun sequence includes these protein-coding regions:
- the KCNV2 gene encoding potassium voltage-gated channel subfamily V member 2, with amino-acid sequence MLRQSTERRRSWSYKPWNTWESEDANASDGGQHRRSICSVGARSGSQASIPPWIEGNYNYYIEEDEDGAEEEDWKEDLTEETQQAEEAATVQPEEHSDTPAQMSTLNVNVGGHSYQLDYCELANYPKTRLGRLATSTSRSRQLGLCDDYEAQSDEYFFDRDPAVFQLIYNFYVSGVLLVRDELCPRSFLEELGYWGVRLKYTPRCCRICFEERRDELSEQLKIQRELRAQAQAEEAEELFRDMRFYGPQRQRLWNLMEKPFSSVAAKVMGVASNLFVLISVVALALNTVEEMQHQPEQGTGGGDPRPILEHVEMLCVAFFTLEYLLRLVSTPDLRRFARSALNLVDLVAILPLYLQLLLECFTGEDQGHGKGSPREHDLETVGRVGKVGQVLRIMRLMRIFRILKLARHSTGLRAFGFTLRQCYQQVGCLMLFITMGIFAFSAAVYSVEHDVPGTNFTSILHAWWWAAVSISTVGYGDMYPETHLGRLFAFLCIAFGIILNGMPISILYNKFSDYYSKLKAYEYTAIRRERGKVNFMQRARKKLAECLAGSNTQPTPRQAN